A single window of Gemmatimonadales bacterium DNA harbors:
- a CDS encoding sulfurtransferase yields the protein MTRTLIGLLPFVMAVVPAMGQEHQHAGGPTDRRMEMQHNPQFLVAGGWVASRLDSASLVVLHVGRSDSAYLAGHVPGARFLPLSAVATTVGGIPNQFPTADQMAATFRDLGVGESAKIVIYGDDPGLFAARAWVALDLLGHGGRAALLDGGLVRWRAAGRPAETGARSAAAQPFTARWRGDLVVDAEWVRAHLGDTTVVLVDTRPADQFSGAEAPGPGAIPEGRRGHIPGAKSMPWMNALASREDPALKPMHALHHELWEPAGADRARTVVTYCRTGMQASHSYFVARYIGYPDVRLYDGSFIEWSALDARDHPVENGGR from the coding sequence ATGGGGCAGGAGCACCAACACGCGGGCGGCCCCACGGACCGCCGGATGGAGATGCAACACAACCCGCAGTTCCTCGTCGCCGGCGGTTGGGTGGCGTCGCGGCTGGACTCGGCGAGCCTGGTGGTCCTTCACGTCGGCCGCAGCGATTCGGCGTACCTCGCCGGACATGTGCCTGGCGCGCGGTTCCTGCCGCTATCCGCCGTCGCCACGACGGTGGGAGGGATCCCCAATCAGTTCCCGACCGCGGATCAGATGGCTGCGACCTTTCGCGACCTGGGCGTGGGCGAGTCCGCGAAGATCGTGATCTACGGTGACGACCCCGGACTCTTCGCCGCGCGGGCCTGGGTAGCGCTCGACCTCCTTGGACACGGCGGGCGAGCGGCGCTGCTGGACGGGGGGCTGGTGCGCTGGCGTGCGGCGGGACGTCCCGCGGAAACGGGGGCGCGCTCCGCGGCGGCGCAACCCTTCACCGCGCGGTGGCGAGGGGATCTCGTGGTGGACGCGGAGTGGGTACGCGCCCATCTCGGCGACACCACCGTGGTGCTGGTGGACACCCGCCCCGCCGACCAGTTCAGCGGCGCGGAAGCCCCGGGCCCCGGGGCGATCCCCGAAGGGCGGCGCGGCCACATACCGGGCGCGAAGAGCATGCCATGGATGAACGCGCTGGCCTCCCGCGAGGATCCCGCCCTGAAGCCGATGCACGCGCTGCATCACGAGCTCTGGGAGCCTGCCGGCGCAGACCGGGCGCGAACGGTCGTGACCTACTGCCGGACCGGGATGCAGGCGAGCCACTCGTACTTCGTGGCCCGCTACATCGGCTATCCTGACGTGCGGCTATACGACGGGAGCTTCATCGAGTGGTCGGCTCTCGACGCGCGCGACCATCCGGTGGAGAACGGCGGGCGATAG